One Cricetulus griseus strain 17A/GY chromosome 5, alternate assembly CriGri-PICRH-1.0, whole genome shotgun sequence genomic window carries:
- the LOC100770980 gene encoding serine/arginine-rich splicing factor 3-like yields the protein MHRDSCPLERKVYVGNLGNNGNKTELERAFGYYGPLRSVWVARNPPGFAFVEFEDPQDASDAVRELDRRTLCKRRVRVELSNGEKRSRNRGPPPSWGRHPRDDYHRRSPPPRRRSSRRRSFSRSRSRSLSRDWRRERSLSHERNHKPSRSFTRFRS from the coding sequence ATGCATCGTGACTCCTGTCCGTTAGAACGTAAGGTGTATGTAGGTAATCTTGGGAACAATGGGAACAAGACTGAACTAGAGCGTGCTTTTGGCTATTATGGACCACTGCGAAGTGTGTGGGTTGCTCGGAACCCTCCAGGCTTTGCTTTTGTTGAATTTGAGGATCCCCAAGATGCGTCTGATGCTGTCCGAGAGCTGGATAGAAGAACACTGTGTAAACGCCGTGTGAGAGTGGAACTTTCGAATGGTGAAAAAAGAAGTCGCAATCGTGGCCCACCTCCCTCTTGGGGTCGACACCCTCGAGACGATTACCATAGGAGGAGTCCTCCACCTCGGCGAAGATCTTCAAGAAGGAGAAGCTTCTCTCGAAGTCGGAGCAGGTCACTTTCTAGAGATTGGAGAAGAGAAAGGTCTCTGTCTCATGAGAGAAACCACAAGCCATCTCGATCCTTCACTAGGTTTCGTAGCTGA